CTCTAAAGTGCTGCAGAGCTCAGTCAGACAGCACTTAATGCCCCAGTCTGTGACTTCCATGACCTCTTGACAGACAGTGTTCGCTTTGATTGTTAGTTCCCAGGATTCTTCACATTTACAAAGACTGACAATTAGGTTGCATGAaatattcaattttatttttaattttttttttatgaaagcTGCTATTTAGTTGAAAGTGCATCTTCTAAGGGGTTTCAAGAGAAAATCCAATAGTTTTATGCTCTCCGCTTGCCGACTGTCCATTTAGTTGAATCATATAACAACTTTAAACTCCAGCCAACTGGTAGTCAAAGTATTTTTCATTGTTACAAGTCTGTAATAATTAGAAATTGCCTTTTTACAGTCTTATCTTCATGTACCATTCCCTGTTGGCCTCGTTGGCCCGTTGTGTTCTGTGTACTGTGAAACATCTGTGAACAGAGGTGATGTTACCTCACATGTTCCCACCATCTCATGCTCTTAACAATCAAACTCAGGGTCTAATGTAGCTGTTTCAGTGATACTGCATGTACAGTAACAGTGGTAACGCTTTTCTGGCTCCAGCTCTTTTCAGGTGGGAGATCatcttatttttttccccaacagcAGCAAACGCCTTGTTTTATTAGTCCCTCAAACAGTAGAGCTGAAACTGATTTGCTGCAGCCATTTAAGAATGATGAGGCAGAAATTTAAtattagaaaagaaagagaagacacAGGCCTTAAATCTCCAgacatttaatacattaaatCTTCAAATGGTGAAAAATCTTTAAAGCAATAATTGGATTATATTTCAGGTTTGGCCTTCTgtgaaagcctttttttttttttttttactgtccggctattttattcagaaatactgaaaatgactaaaaccaCAGAAAGGCACAGAATAAATTATCTAAGTTTGAAACtgcaatttacattttttttctgacctGTGCTGGCTTTCCTaaaatgagatgtttttttctgaaagagTCCCCACTCTTGGCTCTTTAGCCATCTACACAAACATTTAAGTCCTACATTTCTCCCCTCATTTTACCAAGTCTCCAAGGTTTGCTCTTACTTTATgtgccaattttttttttctgaccagTGCCAGGGCCCTGATTTTAATCTCTTTGGTTTTCAAAGAGTAAACAATAGGATTGATGCAGGGTGGGATACAAGAGGCCAGCGACAGGCTCAGCACTCGCTGGTCTGGGTCAATGAGACGCAGATAAAACCCAATAGTAAAAATGGTAATGAGAGGGatgtaaaacacagcaacaagaaTGAGATGCTCAACACAAGTGGCCAAAGCTTTCATTCGACTGTGCAATGATTTCATCCTGAACACAGTCACCAGGATGCTGGAGTAagatagaataataaaaataaaaggtcccacaaggagaaaaacactgagaaaagagGCGGCAGACCACTGCATTGTGTAATCATTACAGGCGAGCCGAAACACAGGCGCGTAGTCACAGAAATAGCTGAACACTCTGACAGAATTACAAAAAGACAGTTGAGTCATTATACCTGTTGTATATGCTGTTACTCCCAGAGCTAAAGACCAAGTCAGGCCGACAATACAAGACATGCTCCTCAGTGTGTTGACTGAGTTGTGACGCAGAGGGAAACATATTGCAATCAGCCTGTCGTAGGCAAGTATAGCCAGTGCATAAGACTCCAAAGATATAACAGCATAGTAGACAAACATTTGTACCAAACATAGGTTGAATGTAATGAAATTGTCCTTAACGAGGAATATCTTTATCATGCTGGGAATAGTGTTAAGGAATAACTGTGTGTAAGCAATGACTAAAGGCAATGACATAGATCACCAAACTATTGAACCATTGAACCTAACAGTAATTAAAATGCATTCTGTGTGTAGAATGTGCTAAAAGTCGGTGAATGAAGCGTACCTGTTTACACTAAGTCTGTTTGATGCTGACTCCAAAAAGCAGCATGTCCGACCCTTTGGCAGCAGCAGATATACTCATTCCTCACTGATCTCAAGAGATCAATCGTCCTACTGATGCTGAGAAAGTTGAAGgcttttaatgaaattaattgGATCCTTGGAGATCAGGGCTCTACTCTATcttattttgaattattatttttaatgattctgATTATATCACCACACTTAAAGGCTGGGATACTGGGATACTCCACCCAACGCCATTACCTTAACTCATGCAACTTActcaaactgaaaaactgactgATGCAGGTTTCATTTAAGAGTTTGCCACTCAAACAGGTCTTTTTAAAGTTAGATACTCTTACCTGATCAAACCTGTGTGGTCCAGTTACCTTTGTCCGTCCAAAGTGAGAGTTCAGTCTAGATTATAAGCACTGTGCTGCCACAACCTGATGAGAATGACCTCAACGAACTCTTGTGATTAGATGAGGATATCAGGACCATCTTCTGCTGTAAATATTAATTAATCATCATTGTGTTATCATCTTGGTTATTATTTGGATGTCTATGAATTTACTGTCTCACTGTATAGAACTGAGAGAATTTACCAAATATTTTGTGAAATTTGTatgcacaaaataaataatatgttGGCTCACGTATTGCACAATGTTCCCAGAAGATGTTTTTACTCATTAAACAGACCATGGTGAGCACAGACAAAATGGTTCTAATGAGCCCAATTTGTGATGCCATCACCAGAGAATTTTGTTTTAACGATCACAACGTTAACAAACAAACTTTTCACTGCTTAAACCTCAGACTAATTAATCCCAGTTGCACCTCGTAAGAATAAAGACAATTAAAAATGGAGTTAAACAGGTGGAATTGTAGTGCGGtgtggtctttttttcttataatCCCTAACTTGATATTCACTGTTAAAACTTAAATATCACTAGTTACCATTGGCCttacaagataagataagattagatGAGATACAAAGGGTAATTTGCCTTTTTGTTGATAATGGGAGGATGCCACTCACTGATGTCCTCCTCCTTTAACAGCTGATCAAATCTcttgtattgttttttgttcAAACCAGTCCTTACCTCTAAAGGCTACCTTTTTGTCCATTAATGCAATCTTCAGTTATGCCCTTTTCAGTGTGTACATCATCCACAGAAATGAATATGCCCCGTTAGATTTATacctttcatttctttaaaagtcTTATAAGTAATATTCAGTTCAGCAACCTATGCAAGTGAATCATGCACAGTTTTAAAAGATCTCACTGATGAGGGTACTTTGAACTCGCTCTCTTGATTATGTTTCATGTTCATAGTAAAGCACCAATTTTTGCATCGCAGCTCACAGACCTCTCACAGtacgttaaaaaaaataaacaatttcaGGGCGTCTACTTTTTGGTAATATGAAACATTATCTATTTCTTTAGGAGCTAAGATTTCGGTGTGATAGTTTCTTTAAACCTGGTCTGTGAAGTCACTGGGACCTGTGGCATGTGCAGGTTCTTATGTGGCACTTTTACTGGGGTTTACTggtactaaaaaaaaaaaaaaagtgaatttcaCTTTCAACATATGTGCAGTTTTCACTTGAATTTAAAATTCACCCTCGTAAAATCAGACAAGCCTCCAGGTCAGCTTTTGTTGGCCTGAAAAGCAGAATTACTGCAGATGAAAACATAGTTTATCGAGCAGGCTGTCCAGCCAGCAGGGAAGGCGTCTGTCCTTTCTGTGTACTGTGGAAAGTCACCGTGTTGTCATTCCTGATGTCCAGTCATGCACTCCTTCATGACATAGTATAGCTCAGCAAAACCAAATAGTCCCAGCTCCtttcaaataaagttttattttatttatccagTTAAAACATACATCAGGTTCTCTGGATTCCTCAAACACAAGAGCTAGAATTGACGTGTTGAGGGCACTTACATTTGATAAATCAAgaatatattctttaaaaagacATGAAGCACACACCTAATGCAGGAAATGatagtttttaacatttaaatccTTTGTAAGAGGCCAAAATCATACAAAGGTGGAAGATAAATCACTAAAGTTGGAAACTAAACATTGTATTACAGTACGTGGGACACCAAATATCAGAGGCCAGGACACACACCTTTATAGGAAGTTTGCTTCTGAGCCCTTAACCTGAGCCCTTATCATTTGCTCTGAAAATATTTCTATGTATTATGCATTGATCTGATTTTTAGCCTTACAGCCCCACCAGAGAGATCATTCAGAAGCTTGTCCTTTTCTGTGAAATGCCTCAGCAGTTAAACATAGCATCACTGAGTAACTGAAGGAGCTTCAAATTTGAGAAATCAAGTTTTGAAAATGTCCCTTTTTTCCACATCGACGGTACATCTTAGAAGGAGCAAAAAAACATAATCACATATTAGAACACAACCCAGCAGAAAGACGCAATGAAacaatattcttttatttttatatctgttGGAATTCATTTGCAGTCTAGCTCACAAGAGGACAGATTTCCTGTGGTACAACCAGTGTGTATACTGTCAGTGATTAGCACAactgttatatatattttacatacatttatatcTCATGAAACAGAAATTTATGTTGACAAACATTGTTAAGGTAGCACACAGTCAGGCACCTTACTCACTGCACAAACAAAAGAGCTCtaaatcatttctgtgtgttttttgtcagtgtgtttatgtgccaattaattttttttctgaccaGTGCCAGGGCCCTGATTTTAATCTCTTTGGTTTTCAAAGAGTAAACAATAGGATTGATGCAGGGTGGGATACAAGAGGCCAGCGACAGGCTCAGCACTCGCTGGTCTGGGTCAATGAGACGCAGATAAAACCCAATAGTAAAAATGGCAATGAGAGGGatgtaaaacacagcaacaagaaTGAGATGCTCGACACAAGTGGCCAAAGCTTTCATTCGACTGTGCAATGATTTCATCCTGAACACAGTCACCAGGATGCTGGAGTAagatagaataataaaaataaaaggtcCCACgaggagaaaaacactgagaaaagagGCGGCAGACCACTGCATTGTGTAATCATTACAGGCGAGCCGAAACACAGGCGCGTAGTCACAGAAATAGCTGAACACTCTGACAGAATTACAAAAAGACAGTTGAGTCATTATACCTGTTGTATATGCTGTTACTCCCAGAGCTAAAGACCAAGTCAGGCCGACAATACAAGACATGCTCCTCAGTGTGTTGACTGAGTTGTGACGCAGAGGGAAACATATTGCAATCAGCCTGTCGTAGGCAAGTATAGCCAGTGCATAAGACTCCAAAGATATAACAGCATAGTAGACAAACATTTGTACCAAACATAGGTTGAATGTAATGAAATTGTCCTTAACGAGGAATATCTTTATCATGCTGGGAATAGTGCACGTGTtaagaaataaatcaattacTGCGAGGTTGACCACAGCCAAAAATTTTGGAGTGTGTAAGCAATGACTAAAGGCAATGACATAGATCACCAAACTATTGAACAGCACTGTAACCACATAAACAAATGCCAGAAAG
This window of the Pempheris klunzingeri isolate RE-2024b chromosome 14, fPemKlu1.hap1, whole genome shotgun sequence genome carries:
- the LOC139213388 gene encoding olfactory receptor 1M1-like; this translates as MIKIFLVKDNFITFNLCLVQMFVYYAVISLESYALAILAYDRLIAICFPLRHNSVNTLRSMSCIVGLTWSLALGVTAYTTGIMTQLSFCNSVRVFSYFCDYAPVFRLACNDYTMQWSAASFLSVFLLVGPFIFIILSYSSILVTVFRMKSLHSRMKALATCVEHLILVAVFYIPLITIFTIGFYLRLIDPDQRVLSLSLASCIPPCINPIVYSLKTKEIKIRALALVRKKKLAHKVRANLGDLVK
- the LOC139213275 gene encoding olfactory receptor 1M1-like, with product MSFLRNVLNSSVIIHPPGFYIIGFETFPLINIYFIFLAFVYVVTVLFNSLVIYVIAFSHCLHTPKFLAVVNLAVIDLFLNTCTIPSMIKIFLVKDNFITFNLCLVQMFVYYAVISLESYALAILAYDRLIAICFPLRHNSVNTLRSMSCIVGLTWSLALGVTAYTTGIMTQLSFCNSVRVFSYFCDYAPVFRLACNDYTMQWSAASFLSVFLLVGPFIFIILSYSSILVTVFRMKSLHSRMKALATCVEHLILVAVFYIPLIAIFTIGFYLRLIDPDQRVLSLSLASCIPPCINPIVYSLKTKEIKIRALALVRKKINWHINTLTKNTQK